A single window of Syntrophotalea acetylenica DNA harbors:
- a CDS encoding lipoprotein-releasing ABC transporter permease subunit, with protein MGYEWFVSLRYLRAKRKQTFISVISFISIAGVTLGVAALIVVLAVMTGFHDGVRQQILGNVPHVLIQQQGGAIDGYPQLVKTVRQQVPEAVAVNPFVSKEAMLLARGNVAAVNVKGIERGNKVFRQPFFQSTDEQVQAALYSGSDGPPGIVLGLDTASTLGVGLGDTVNVIPPKFNVTPFGLIPKMKPFRVAGIFQHRGGFLDAYFAYVDLRQAQQFLDANGQASGVEIELVSFEQSRQVTQRLRDSLPYPYLVSSWEDLFGSFLSALKLEKLGLFIVLGIIVLVAAFNIATTLIMIVMEKHKDIAILRSMGANSRSILQIFVFQGLIVGSLGTALGTLLGVTLAGNADPIIKGLERLLKVRIFDQAVYGMERFPSVVNADDVIAVALTAMVICLLATIYPAWRASRMDPGEALRYE; from the coding sequence ATGGGTTACGAATGGTTTGTCAGCCTGCGGTATCTGCGGGCCAAACGCAAGCAGACCTTTATCTCGGTCATTTCCTTCATCTCCATTGCCGGAGTAACCCTCGGGGTTGCCGCGCTCATCGTGGTGCTGGCGGTCATGACCGGTTTTCATGACGGCGTGCGCCAGCAGATTCTCGGCAACGTGCCTCATGTCCTGATTCAGCAGCAGGGCGGTGCCATCGACGGCTACCCGCAACTGGTGAAAACCGTCAGGCAACAGGTGCCGGAGGCCGTGGCGGTAAACCCCTTTGTAAGCAAGGAGGCCATGCTGCTGGCCCGGGGCAATGTGGCCGCGGTGAACGTCAAGGGGATCGAGCGGGGAAACAAGGTTTTTCGGCAGCCGTTTTTTCAGTCTACCGACGAGCAGGTTCAGGCCGCGCTGTACAGCGGCAGTGACGGCCCGCCCGGCATCGTGCTGGGTCTCGATACGGCATCGACCCTCGGGGTTGGCCTCGGCGATACGGTCAATGTCATTCCGCCGAAATTCAATGTTACGCCGTTCGGTCTTATCCCCAAGATGAAACCCTTCCGGGTTGCGGGTATTTTCCAGCACCGGGGAGGTTTTCTCGATGCCTACTTCGCCTACGTCGATCTGCGTCAGGCCCAACAGTTTCTCGACGCCAACGGGCAGGCCAGCGGCGTGGAAATCGAGCTGGTGTCCTTCGAGCAATCGCGGCAGGTGACGCAGAGACTGCGTGACAGCCTGCCCTACCCGTATCTGGTCAGCTCCTGGGAGGACCTGTTCGGTTCCTTTCTGTCCGCCCTCAAACTTGAAAAGCTGGGTCTTTTTATCGTGCTGGGCATCATCGTACTGGTGGCGGCGTTCAATATCGCCACCACCCTGATCATGATTGTCATGGAAAAGCACAAGGATATCGCCATCCTCCGCTCCATGGGTGCGAACTCCCGCAGCATCCTGCAGATCTTCGTGTTCCAGGGTCTGATCGTCGGTTCCCTCGGCACCGCGCTGGGTACGCTGCTGGGTGTGACCCTGGCCGGCAATGCCGATCCCATCATCAAGGGGCTGGAAAGATTGCTCAAGGTGCGGATTTTCGACCAGGCCGTTTATGGCATGGAGCGGTTTCCTTCGGTTGTCAACGCGGATGATGTGATCGCGGTGGCGCTGACGGCCATGGTTATCTGTCTGCTGGCGACCATTTATCCGGCATGGCGGGCTTCACGGATGGATCCGGGCGAAGCTCTGCGCTACGAGTAG
- a CDS encoding ABC transporter ATP-binding protein, translating to MAGFTDGSGRSSALRVGGRVIEVQGLCKSFVSGSRRVDVLSHVDLEIAMGERVAVVGASGAGKTSLMHILGGLDQPSSGDVRYDGQDIFRLRGAELDAFRNRTLGFVFQFHQLLPEFTALENVMMPALIARWSRSRAEAAAKDLLCEVGLEPRLSHKPGELSGGEQQRVAIARALIMSPRVLLADEPTGNLDSATSDGIYNLLTRLHDTRGLTLVVVTHDARLAAGLDRIVHMADGRIADCA from the coding sequence ATGGCGGGCTTCACGGATGGATCCGGGCGAAGCTCTGCGCTACGAGTAGGGGGAAGGGTGATAGAAGTCCAGGGCTTGTGCAAAAGTTTTGTCAGCGGCAGCCGTCGGGTCGATGTCCTGTCCCATGTCGATCTTGAAATCGCCATGGGGGAACGGGTGGCGGTCGTCGGCGCCTCGGGCGCGGGCAAAACCTCCCTGATGCATATTCTCGGCGGGCTGGATCAGCCGAGCAGCGGCGATGTGCGGTATGACGGTCAGGATATTTTCCGGCTGCGCGGCGCCGAACTCGATGCTTTCCGCAACCGCACCCTCGGTTTTGTTTTCCAGTTTCATCAGCTGCTTCCGGAGTTCACGGCGCTGGAAAACGTCATGATGCCGGCCCTGATCGCCCGCTGGTCCCGCTCCAGGGCCGAAGCCGCCGCCAAAGACCTGCTTTGCGAAGTCGGACTCGAGCCGCGACTGAGCCATAAGCCTGGCGAACTCTCCGGGGGAGAACAGCAGCGGGTGGCCATTGCCCGGGCGCTGATCATGTCGCCCCGGGTTCTGCTTGCCGACGAACCGACCGGCAACCTCGACAGCGCCACTTCGGACGGCATCTACAACCTGTTGACACGGCTTCATGACACCCGCGGACTTACCCTGGTTGTGGTGACCCACGATGCGCGGTTGGCCGCGGGGCTCGATCGCATTGTCCATATGGCGGACGGCCGGATCGCGGATTGCGCCTGA
- the bamA gene encoding outer membrane protein assembly factor BamA translates to MKNRWIIWLISLWLIPVVGMASPVQVDQVLIDGNRRVERGYIEGVLTVAPGTSVTVEEIDRNIEAIFKTGRFQDVSAELVERDGKKALVFKVSERPLLRKINFTGNSEIKSEKLGEMVNAQKIEFYRPQVVRDATDIIKRAYVQQGYYATEIDAKVDINERQEATITFNINEGDKVYVTNIRFEGNTVFKAKQLKKAMLSKEKWFLSFITGRGGYNEEMTKVDRDIIADQYYNEGYIQVRVKGPVANLLADKKSMELLYEIEEGPQFFAGKMDVSGDLLKDKQELLGVMSMKEGDVFSRKVMREDMLKLNDQYADTGFAYVNVTPETEVNEETRRVDITFDVEQGIRARIGRINVAGNTRTRDKVIRRQVKLAEGDVYSASLIKDSRRKINNLGYFDEVNLTTRKGDDLSLMDVDIDVKERATGSFSIGAGFSSVDGLMLQGSVSQDNFLGRGLRLDLSGSLGGSRTVYRIGLLDPYFLDRDLALGFDLYDTEREWTDFERETTGGDIKLGLPITDDIRSFFVYRYEKKNITDVDDDASWMIKEQEGKHTLSSFTASLSRNTTDFRPDPSRGNITEIAVEYAGLGGTERFIKYTADHRFFYPLPWNMVFSIHGQLGYIQEMGDKSIPLDERFFLGGMNSLRGFESREVGPRDPETGDFYGGAKEAVFNFELTFPLLKEMKMKGLLFFDTGNAWDTDESMFSEMRYSVGAGISWNSPMGPLRFAWGYNLDPEEWEEPTAFDFSVGRMF, encoded by the coding sequence ATGAAGAATCGTTGGATAATCTGGCTGATATCGCTATGGTTGATACCGGTCGTCGGGATGGCTTCTCCGGTTCAGGTGGATCAGGTGCTGATCGACGGCAACCGCCGCGTCGAGCGCGGTTACATCGAAGGGGTGCTGACGGTTGCGCCCGGCACCTCCGTTACAGTCGAGGAGATCGACCGTAACATCGAGGCGATCTTCAAAACCGGCCGCTTCCAGGATGTTTCCGCCGAGCTGGTTGAACGCGACGGCAAGAAGGCTCTGGTATTCAAGGTAAGCGAACGGCCCCTGCTGCGGAAAATCAACTTTACCGGCAACTCGGAGATAAAATCCGAGAAGCTCGGAGAAATGGTCAATGCGCAGAAGATAGAATTCTATCGTCCGCAGGTCGTTCGTGACGCCACCGATATTATCAAACGCGCCTACGTCCAGCAGGGCTACTACGCCACCGAAATCGATGCGAAGGTCGATATCAACGAGCGCCAGGAAGCCACCATCACCTTCAATATCAATGAGGGCGACAAGGTTTACGTAACCAATATCCGCTTCGAGGGCAATACGGTTTTCAAGGCCAAGCAACTGAAAAAAGCCATGTTGTCCAAGGAGAAATGGTTTTTGTCCTTTATTACCGGCCGGGGTGGTTATAACGAGGAAATGACCAAGGTCGACCGGGACATTATTGCCGACCAGTACTACAACGAAGGCTACATCCAGGTACGCGTCAAAGGTCCTGTGGCCAATCTGCTGGCCGATAAAAAGTCGATGGAACTGCTTTACGAAATCGAGGAGGGACCGCAGTTTTTTGCCGGGAAAATGGATGTGTCGGGGGATCTGCTCAAGGACAAGCAGGAACTGCTCGGCGTCATGAGCATGAAGGAAGGGGATGTCTTCAGTCGCAAAGTCATGCGCGAGGACATGCTCAAGCTTAATGATCAGTACGCCGATACCGGCTTCGCCTACGTTAACGTCACGCCCGAAACCGAAGTGAATGAAGAGACCCGCAGGGTCGACATTACCTTCGATGTCGAGCAGGGCATCCGTGCCCGTATCGGCCGCATCAACGTCGCCGGCAACACCCGTACCCGCGACAAGGTCATCCGGCGGCAGGTCAAGCTGGCGGAAGGGGATGTCTACAGCGCCTCCCTGATCAAGGACAGTCGTCGCAAGATCAACAATCTCGGATATTTCGACGAAGTCAATCTGACCACCCGCAAGGGCGACGATCTGTCACTGATGGATGTCGACATCGATGTCAAGGAACGCGCCACGGGCAGTTTCAGCATCGGTGCGGGTTTTTCTTCCGTCGACGGCCTGATGCTGCAGGGTTCCGTGTCCCAGGATAACTTTCTCGGCCGTGGTTTGCGTCTCGATCTGTCCGGTTCGCTGGGCGGCAGCCGCACGGTTTACCGCATCGGCCTGCTCGACCCCTATTTTCTCGACCGCGATCTGGCCCTCGGTTTCGATCTCTACGACACCGAACGGGAATGGACCGATTTTGAGCGCGAAACCACCGGTGGTGACATCAAGCTCGGCCTGCCGATTACCGACGATATCCGGTCCTTCTTTGTCTATCGCTATGAAAAGAAAAACATTACCGATGTCGATGATGACGCCAGCTGGATGATCAAGGAACAGGAAGGCAAGCATACGCTGTCGTCCTTCACCGCATCCCTGAGCCGCAACACCACCGATTTCCGCCCTGATCCGAGCCGCGGCAACATTACGGAAATCGCCGTTGAATATGCCGGTCTGGGAGGTACGGAGCGTTTCATCAAGTACACGGCCGACCATCGGTTCTTTTATCCGCTGCCCTGGAACATGGTCTTCAGCATTCACGGTCAGCTCGGCTATATCCAGGAAATGGGCGACAAGTCGATTCCTCTCGACGAGCGGTTTTTTCTGGGCGGCATGAACTCCCTGCGTGGCTTTGAATCCCGGGAAGTCGGCCCGCGGGACCCCGAGACGGGCGATTTTTACGGAGGCGCCAAGGAGGCGGTGTTCAATTTCGAACTGACCTTCCCGCTGCTGAAGGAAATGAAGATGAAGGGCCTGCTGTTTTTCGATACCGGCAACGCCTGGGATACCGATGAATCCATGTTCTCCGAAATGCGTTACAGCGTTGGCGCCGGCATCAGCTGGAACAGCCCCATGGGGCCGCTGCGGTTTGCCTGGGGTTACAATCTGGACCCGGAGGAATGGGAAGAACCTACCGCCTTCGATTTTTCGGTTGGCAGAATGTTTTAA
- a CDS encoding OmpH family outer membrane protein has translation MKKICGFLAAVMLFAAVPAGAAGKVGVIDLQKVLRTSAAGQAAQKTIATKAESFQKTMQSRQAALKKANDEFEKQKMVLSKDAAAQKERDLQNKIKDFQRFGKDAQEELQREDRQATSKILDEVAKIVKDLGAKGGYDVIIEKSTTLYTNPAVDMTDAVVKAYDKKHKGK, from the coding sequence ATGAAGAAGATTTGTGGATTTCTGGCAGCTGTAATGCTTTTTGCCGCGGTACCGGCCGGCGCCGCCGGAAAAGTCGGCGTTATCGATCTGCAGAAGGTTTTGCGTACCTCGGCCGCTGGCCAGGCGGCGCAGAAGACCATCGCAACCAAGGCCGAGTCCTTCCAGAAGACCATGCAGAGCCGGCAGGCTGCTCTGAAAAAAGCCAACGATGAGTTCGAAAAGCAGAAGATGGTGCTGTCCAAGGACGCCGCTGCCCAGAAAGAGCGTGATCTGCAGAACAAGATCAAGGATTTTCAGCGGTTTGGCAAGGACGCTCAGGAAGAACTGCAGCGGGAGGACCGCCAGGCGACTTCCAAAATTCTCGACGAAGTGGCCAAAATCGTCAAGGACCTGGGCGCCAAAGGCGGTTACGACGTCATTATTGAAAAAAGCACCACGCTGTACACCAATCCCGCCGTTGACATGACCGATGCCGTTGTCAAGGCCTACGACAAGAAACACAAGGGAAAATAA